In Spirochaetales bacterium, the following are encoded in one genomic region:
- a CDS encoding HD domain-containing protein — MKDAEMYTQLEELKSEREKIDISILNEQGTRHWINIYSQQPIPLIITDNALRIVWINKKFSNLFGDHNEYVGIRFDRLFFKNGKDTEKVNELNHNIKTQKASYYWQGKTEVKNADNLSMVVNVIILPIYKASSEISTPIAYACLFDNISEEYKEILKITFLSLLEASRLKDNDTGNHIARVNNYSKILAITLYGDPHYNEINHDFIEDIGFLAAMHDVGKIGTPDNILTKPDRLNPDERKILEEHTINGAYLLNTYPNPMAKEIALSHHEWWNGDGYPYGLVEEMIPLSARIVAIADTYDALRMKRPYKKSFSHDHAKNHIVEAKGTHFDPDLVVRFLRIEKEFDTIFEELKDE; from the coding sequence ATGAAAGATGCAGAGATGTATACGCAGCTTGAAGAATTGAAGTCGGAACGTGAAAAAATCGATATATCGATCCTGAATGAACAGGGCACACGACATTGGATAAATATATACTCCCAACAACCGATTCCGCTAATCATCACCGACAACGCCCTGCGTATTGTCTGGATAAACAAAAAATTTTCAAACCTTTTCGGGGACCATAATGAGTATGTCGGTATCCGCTTTGACAGGCTTTTTTTCAAAAACGGAAAAGATACGGAGAAGGTGAACGAACTCAATCATAATATCAAAACACAAAAAGCGAGCTACTACTGGCAGGGGAAAACCGAGGTAAAGAACGCGGACAATCTTTCGATGGTCGTCAATGTCATCATTCTTCCGATCTACAAAGCATCGAGCGAGATATCGACACCGATCGCCTATGCCTGTCTCTTCGATAATATCAGTGAAGAGTACAAGGAAATCCTGAAAATCACCTTCTTGAGTCTTTTGGAGGCTTCCAGATTAAAGGACAACGACACGGGTAATCATATCGCGCGCGTCAACAATTACTCGAAAATACTCGCCATTACCCTCTACGGCGACCCCCACTACAATGAGATCAATCATGACTTCATCGAGGATATCGGATTCCTCGCCGCCATGCACGATGTCGGCAAGATCGGCACGCCGGATAATATTCTCACAAAACCCGATCGACTCAATCCGGATGAACGGAAGATCCTCGAGGAGCATACGATCAATGGTGCGTATCTTCTCAACACATACCCGAATCCGATGGCAAAGGAGATCGCCCTTTCCCATCACGAGTGGTGGAACGGCGACGGGTACCCATACGGCCTTGTCGAAGAGATGATTCCGCTTTCGGCTCGAATCGTGGCGATAGCCGATACCTACGACGCCCTCAGAATGAAACGGCCTTACAAAAAATCCTTTTCCCATGATCACGCAAAGAATCATATTGTCGAAGCAAAGGGAACCCATTTCGATCCGGATCTTGTCGTACGGTTTTTGAGAATCGAGAAAGAGTTCGATACCATCTTCGAAGAGTTGAAAGACGAATAA